A single Gammaproteobacteria bacterium DNA region contains:
- a CDS encoding ion transporter has product MFYWTGVGTWLLFAIEWCLRIRRASDWRKYVFSFMGMMDTLAIMPLWLFTGFDLKALRAFRLFRLFRSTTRLAGRSSAVAKVGRAMAAAKDEAGVLLTGTGVMIVTAGFGMFHLEHDAQPAVFGSVLDGLWWAVITLTTVGYGDVYPVTAGGRILATAAMFAGIGVIGSACGIMADALREVSGTADGTKTRLGEMSP; this is encoded by the coding sequence GTGTTCTACTGGACCGGTGTGGGCACTTGGCTGCTCTTCGCGATCGAGTGGTGCCTGCGGATCCGCCGAGCGAGTGATTGGCGGAAGTATGTGTTCAGTTTCATGGGGATGATGGACACGCTCGCCATCATGCCGTTGTGGCTGTTCACGGGATTCGACCTAAAGGCACTTCGAGCGTTTCGCCTTTTCCGTCTCTTCCGCTCAACGACCAGACTCGCTGGACGAAGCAGCGCTGTCGCCAAGGTCGGAAGAGCTATGGCAGCCGCAAAGGACGAGGCAGGTGTGCTATTGACTGGGACAGGAGTGATGATCGTCACCGCAGGCTTCGGAATGTTCCACTTGGAGCACGACGCGCAGCCGGCGGTCTTCGGTTCAGTACTTGATGGTTTGTGGTGGGCGGTCATTACCCTCACTACGGTAGGGTATGGGGATGTCTATCCGGTGACGGCTGGCGGTAGGATTCTAGCCACCGCCGCGATGTTCGCGGGAATCGGAGTGATCGGCTCGGCGTGTGGCATTATGGCAGACGCTCTTCGTGAAGTCAGCGGAACGGCAGACGGAACCAAAACACGGCTCGGCGAGATGTCCCCGTAG